TCCTTTTTTGCTTTTAGCGGAGACATATTTCCACTGGTGGGAGACTATTTATCTTACATTAATTGCGCTCAGATATAGGAGCTTGTGTTGGGAGCCTGAAGGCAACATCGTCACCTCTTTGCGCTCGCTACCGTCGATGTTCTTCGGAAGTTTTCCACACACATTATTGCTAATAAATGTCATTACATCAAAGTGCCGAGTCATTATAGGATGTGACCAATGTGAACCAGAGTGTAACgagtgaagaaaaaaagtagagctgagtgctttttttttttttttttaaaaagaaacaaccGCATATTATATATGAATAACTATATAactatactatatatatagtatttttTACGTTAACATCTCATTGAGTAGGACGAATAACTTTACACACGTAGGATCCAGGTCATACATATTTTTGTCGTATCCTTCAAAccacagctttttttcttttttgaattaaaatgtaaaatcccTAATTTTCCCAGGATACTAAAATCACACAGAGGTGTATAAATAATAGGCATGTCAAATTTCCAACTGTATGTATCTGAATAGtcataacaataaaaaatatccTCAAGTTTTCAGTAGCCTGTACCCTCAATGGGAACAGAGAATATGTGATGCCACGGTGAAAAATCTTATTCAACTCTGTGGATGAATGAAACCGGAAATATAGGAGTGACAGCCTGAAGATACCAGGAGTGACAAGCCATGAAAATTGGGTAACGATGTGCAATGAAACTTTAGAGGAGAGAGGTGCTGTTTGCTTCAGAGGGCTCTAGAGGGagacatttacacatttaaagagagaaagaaagctcTTTTCATAGGAATGCCTTTTCAACTGtgatttaaacatttcttttgtgtttgagctatttgttcacattttaatCCAGATTTAATTTTGTCTCACAATacctgtaaaaacaaacaaacaaacaaacaacaacaacaacaacaacaacaaacacccCACCCACCGACccactccaaaaaaaaaaaaaaaaaaaaaaaaaaaaacacaagtgcaaGCAACTGATGTAGTATAAATTGTtaaaacttttactttgaaggagGACACAGCCAAAACATGAGTTACATGTGTAAAACACTGACACGCTTCACATTCATTGTCACCTGCTTACAATCTTGAAAACTATACAGTGGGCCTACATTAAAGATTCTTGTGTGTATACACTGATAATGGAAATAACATCAGCTACAAATATAAATAGAGTGGAGAGTGGAGCTCTTTGCATGAAAACCATCCTGTTCAGATTGCCTGTGCAGGCATCGTCTCTCTTAATCTAACAGTAAATGATCACATCATCCACCTGTATTTCCTGCCGAGTGACAGTATGCACATCATTACCTGTGACATATTTGTGTGTCACAGGTTTGAAATGCTGGCAGACAGACTCTCCAGGTCTGATAGGATGTTTTATGATCATAAGGtgctaaatatattttcatcctgatgaaactcacatttaattttgccgtgtgcatgtgtatggAATGTGTGCATgatgtatgtgcgtgtgtgtgtatgtacttaTGTGTAAAGGGCAGACAGTTCAGGGGAAATTTGATCCTATAGCCCAGCATGGGACAGGGTACATCTACTGCAAAAAATAGCAGGCTCACCCCTgcaagtgattttattttgcattataATTGAACTAAGGGTGGTTCAAAGTTGTCAGTGTATGGTTTAATGGCTATTTTAATGGCCATTTCAGATGCCTCATGAATGTGACTATATGCTACATAAAGACATCAAATTAGAGTTGAACTCATATTGTGACGAAATACATTCCATTACCTGGAATCAAATGAACATAAAGAGAGATCATTTCACTGAAACTGCACTGAAATTGCCAGAAAGTGACTGGGAGATTGAGTCTCTTGCTGTCACCCAGCTCCTTGTTATTTGCTGAGCACGCTGGGATCGTGTTCCAACAGGACTCACATTTATATCTCCCTGGATCCTGTCAACATACTTACTGCctcaacaaaatgaagcaaagagGAGTCTTATTTTGAATGTCCACTGCCTTCTAGTAGTAGTTGTTTACATTAATGGATAACTTACTGGAATGTGTGGTAAATTCATATCAGCAGTGAGCGGTTTATCATTAGGCTGTGTGCTTTCTGTCATTAATTATATGCTAGTGGGGGACATGCTGTGTGTGGAGGAAGGACGACTTGGTCACTTTCTAGGAAGGTTCACACAAATCTGACGTCTGGCTCTGGGCCTGAAGCAGGTCAGTTCAGCAGCAATAACCTCTTAAAAATGAACTCCTAAAAATCCTGACTTATTGAAGCTTCTAAAGTATGTGCAGTTGTTTGGAACTTCTGCACAGATTTGTACTGAAACAACTGAATGTAATAAATGTGAATGCATGGTGAAGGTGCTTGTTgagcctgtaaaaaaaaaataaaaattctgcaAAGGCAACTGTCCTGCTGCAGGTGTGCAGAATTAGCCTTCTTGCTGGTGCTCTTATTTGTTTTCACAGTAATACCAATAATGTTTATATGTACTACAGTGCAGACACATCTGAATTAATCCTATTTTATTATGGCTAAATGCCATGGAAAGAGATGAATTAGGCAAAAACACATAATTGAAATTAAGTATGAACTTTTATAAAGGCTGCTTAACAATGATTCTATAATTTATAGCTTCCCTGTTTTCACAGTGATTAACATTGTATGGTAATTCTAAAACACAGGCATAGAGACTAATGACTGAATATAGTCTGAATGGGATTGAGGGCATTTTATCAACTAAATTAAACAACACATCAGAGGCAACTTTTGATAACTAAAGTCAGGACTTTGGTCTAATCATCAGTTGGCTAACCTGTTAAAGTTAacagttaaacagtaaaaataacacTCTGACAAGTAGAGCTGTATTAAGAGAGGGGAAATAAGGGTCTTTTGAGCCTCAGTACTATGGCACTGGAACAGCAGCCTGCATTGGGACAGTGGCCACTTGTACAGGTATGGACACAAAACATCTTCAGTTACTACAGTAGAGTACCTTGGCTATTAATAAGAACCTATGACagacaaacattttagttttgcTGATAGATGTGTGTTGTAGTATGCATTTCTCTTACAGCTGTACTAGACCTACAGTGAGTCTACTTACATCTACAGAGAGTTGTCCGATATATTTTCCCACTATGGTTCAAGTGTTGATAGAAAATGTGTTGACTGCTGAGAAAGAGATGATCTCTGCAATCTCCTCTTTGATAGTGGTCCTCAGACCTGTAGAGTTAGAGTTAGGAACATCAGATCAGCTAATGTTAATCAGATACTTTGATTGTCTTAGAAAGATATTTTGTCatgttgtttctctgctctgcGTGCTGCAAAGACAATCATGCTCTTGTATTCATGTCTATGGAAGGTGCTGCTCTCTTGGCCAAGTTTATCTAGTGGTTGTTGATGAAAATAATCCAAATCAATAAATAACAGCTGAAATGCAAGATTACATAAACAGGTTAATGTACAGTGTAAAGATCAGTCTCTGGCATGTTGGGCACAGTACGCTGCAAAGCCTTTAAATTCAGTTTATAAGGATTTCCAGTCCTTTCTAGGTGTCTTCTCATAGAGAACCATTTCTACTCCTTGATGTATTTTTGTCTCACAGGAATTTTCAGCCAGTTTTTCCTCATCATAGTGATTAGTTTCTTTTTCCCACACAGATAGTACCATGGATCATGTGCTAAACATTGCTGACCATTACATATTCACCCCATATGTTTACCCGACCTGGTGGCCTGAGGATGAAGCTCTGCGTCAGATAATCAGCCTGTGGGTGGTGACCAGCCTGGGAGCAGAGCTGATTTACCTGGGCTTTGGTGCTCTTAGCTTCTACTATGTCTTTGACCATAAGCTGATGAAACATCCACAGTTTATTAAGGTAGGCAGTTTAATGGATAAAGCTCTGTATTCACCTAACTGGGGATTTAAACTAGTGGTGTCTGTgactgtttttatcatttaagaTAACATCAGACCTGCTAACAATTCCAAAGCAAACTTTTCCCAGATCCTAACTTTATGTCTTTGACCCAATGACAGAACCAGGTAAGAAAAGAAATTCAACTTGGAATTGTCTCTATCTTCTGGATGAGCTTCCCCACAATAGCCCTTTTCTTCTGTGAGGTCAGGGGATACAGCAAACTTTACGACAAGATCAGTGAGTCTTCTCTGGGTGAGAAAACTATTCCATAAAACCTTAAAAGCCAGGCTGTGGTTCATAGTCAACTTTGATCAATTTATAATTACTCAAATGTTTGTCTaacactagaaaaaaaaaaactgtgatgaCTGAAATCAGCCATGTGTCcaatatttattatataattaaCAGGTTGAAAAATAATTAGTCCTAATGAGACTCATATGCAtactggtttgtttgtgtttcaggctgGCAAGAAGTGTTCCAGAGCATTGCTGGTTTCTTGTTCTTTACTGACATGTGTATCTACTGGATACACCGGTGCATGCACCATAAGAGTGTTTACAAGGTGAGCTTCCCAGAAAAAATGTTGTTATGAACTTATTGTACACTACCTCAGCACTAAACAGAAGCAGGTAGGCGAGGTAGGCAGTGACTAAAGAACCAGGtatcaggagttggtggagaccaaaacagagataaaggCAGAGTAAAGCTTGGACTTCCATTCATCAGTAGGCCATAAATAAGACTCCAATTGAATGATAATACTGCTCCTTtttatgtgtaatgtgtaagTAAGACAGTGTTTGCTAGATGGTGATAGTTTGTCAGATCATTTGTGTTTCTCCCCCTCAGCACTTACATAAGCAGCACCACATATTCAAGATCCCTACACCATTTGCCAGCCATGCCTTCCATCCACTTGACGGCTTTCTGCAGAGCTTACCCTACCACATCTACCCTTTCATCTTCCCCCTGCACAAGGTGCGGATCTGACTGTCATTCTTCATGAAACATTTTGATGTTAGATGTTAGAGCTGAGGTTTGAGGGGTAACAATCTTCACAATCATCACTGCAATGTGGCATTTTACTTGAATTTAATGATTGCGAGGACAAATATGGACACATTTTCATGAAACTTGCTGTTGGAAAGCACAGGTCAAAAAGTACATTATTAACAAagtgtcagtcagtttttctttaaaacagcAGATATTGATGTTACAGGTGGTCTACCTCTCgctctttgtctttgttaacATCTGGACCATTTCCATACACGATGGAGACTACCGCATCCCAGGCCCTCTGATATATCTGATCAACGGTGCTGCTCACCACGTAGACCATCACCTCCACTTCAACTACAACTACGGACAATACTTCACGCTCTGGGATCGCCTGGGGGGCTCCTACCGACACCCCTCAGCCCTGCTGGGCAAGGGGCCACATGACCATGTCCGCAAGCTTCTGGCAGAGGCTGCACAGATGAAGTGATGATATGAGtcttttcttatttaaatctCACGGGGAGATTTCCAGAGAGGCCAGAGTCAAGAGACCAACAGCCATCTGGAGCAGAAATTTGAAATCCATGACAAAGGAGAGACAATATGTAATTTTAAATACAGAGCTGTGCATGAAATGACATGTTCCTTTGAGAGTTCTGTCCAATATGGTTAAATGCACTGCCTAGAGATAGCAAGACTGGGAACTAGGTCAAAATAATCCAAGTTTAGGTAACATATAGTTGTGAGATTAATTGTAGATCTGCGTGGAAGTGGCAGCAACTCGTCTCTTCAGTCAGCTTCCAGTGCTCGGTGTGTTTTCGTGTAGGCTCTGCAGGGCGAGGTCTGTCCACTTCATCTCTTGTTCTTTCACGGACTCTGTGGATCCCCCATTGTCCTGCTCAGCCTCAGGCAGTTCACTCTAACAGGGAACAGGGAAGACAAGATGCCATGaaaaagagcagcaggaggctcaTGACTTACATCCATCTCAGTTCACTCTTTTTCATACAAGAATGAAGGTATCACAGTATGAAGTTATCAAGGTAAATACTGAGAGCATGTAAAGCCACAATCACAAGAGTCGTACATGTTTTGAGCCTGAAAGAGCACTTCTGTCTCTAGATTTGAGGGCTCCCTTTACTCATTATCTACAAGACTGTTCCCTCTCAGTTTTCACAGTTAATGCACCTAGCATACCAACTGAGAACAGATCAAACTGAACTGGATTTCAACTGAGGTGACACCCTCTCTGAACCTACAGTAACGTTAAGCAGCTTCCTTGTGGGCttcatcacatttttcatttatctaAAAATGCATTTCTGTGTCCTATTACAGCCTGTTAGTCCATCACGTTAAGGACTGTCATGTCATAACCTCCGTTGTTCAGCATCTGTCTTACCAGTTGGAAAACAGTACTCACAAACCGGTTATAGGTTGGGTTTGTTTTGTGGTCAACAGTTCTGTGGTCAGTAAACTTCCAGATAAGATGAATAAACTGTTGCTTTTAAGAAACATCGCCTCCTTCATGAAAACAAACTCTCTGTTGATGGGAAGTTCCTGCACACGACGGTAAACAAACTCTGTGAACGTTGGTTCCTGCTAATGCTAATTTGTATTTAACGCAGCCTACCAGAGGGATGGTGACATCTTCATACGGCAGCTTGTCTTCCCTCCAGGCATCATCAGTGAGGTCCAGGACTCTCCCGTCTCTTTGGATTTCACTGTCCATCCTTTGACTAGGACCCCGGGTAAAGCTGCtcacgacctctgacctctaaaCGCTTCGTGCACTGAGAAAGATAGTGAAGATAACCAGTAACAGTCCACTGCTACCCTTAAAGCTCTACTTCCAATTAGCTACACAATAAGAAAGCAACAGGAACATACGTTTGTTAAGAATTATTTTAGACATTTGAAAAAAGTAGACGCGGTAGTGTACGTACAGCTGACGCTTGGTGATGACGTAGCACGATGGTGCCTTCATGGTCTGTGGAAAAATACTGCATTACACCAGAGACGTTATGGGAGAGGGACTTTGATTTTATATTAAGGCCGAATCAGTTGTATCGGTTTATGAGCGTTATAACCAGTGCAGTCGTTGGTTATAAACGGTGAACAAAAGGCTCAATAAAATACAggatttttaaaagtaaatatgtttttttcaaagtCAATCAACAATCGAATTCGCGTTGTCAATGCAATGCTCTACACCCCACTCACTGAATGATTTCACCGAATTTTCGTCCAACTTTTGAAAACTCTATTCACTGGTGAAGAAGGTGAGTGAAAGATCGAGGAAAACCCTCACCGTTTTGTCAAACTATAGGCTACTGTCTGCAAGGTCATCCCACCCAATGTTTAACTGTTTCCAGGGTAACCAGGCGCCTCTATGCTCTTCACAGAGCCGTGCTTTGGCCAACACAACCATAAAGAGACAACGCAGGTTCTTTCCTGGATTACTGCATTTGAAGATAATTAGAGTAAGTTGCTTAACATTTTTGCATGAAATAGCCTGTCACCATAACACGCAATAATCTACAGAACTAAATCTCCTTGTAGGTCTGAcaatgatgtgatggtttagGCCTATACATGAAAAACTTCTCCTCACGTTTTTTACGTCAAAGATAGCTGAGTATCACTGTGCTTTTAAATTCAATCTTTGTAAATTACTTGTTCGTTGAAGACTCAACAAATCCCTGTATGACTAATAGTTTCACTGTCGTTAAACATAAGCTATTTCATACAGTTGGCCTTTGATATTAATGTTGATTTCAGAGGTGGTAATACAGAAATAATATGAGAAGGGACCTCTGCATTATTCAACTTTACTGCAGACACATACTAAAAACAACCTGGTTTGTGTAATTTTGTACTGAGGCTGAGGTTTGTGACTTCTGATATCAGTTTCTTTTTATAGGTACTGCACTGCAGGGATGTCAGCCTCCCAAGAGCAGCAGGTAGAAACTGCAAAAACCTGTGCCAGCCCTGGAAACCCAGTTTTCTCCTGCATGATGACTCCACCAGTTAAAGATGCACTGCCAACGCTGTGGGCAAAGCCTTGGAATCCCCTGTACAGGACCACCTCCAGTGACTATGGTCTTCTCTCTCCAACCTTTGAAAGCTCACCATGTACTTTCCACCCTAAATCACAGAGATTCTCTGAGGACCTGGGCAAGAGTGGGATGTATCGTGACAACTCCTTCAATACAGCTTTAGACCTGAAGCAGAGTGTATGACTGTCCCAATTTACAGCACACCATCTAAATACATAGTTGATGTGGTGAAAAACCTCTGGTTCTGTGCTATTTTTAATCCTATTCAAACCCGTTCAACCTTCCTATTTGATTTGAAACCCTTTTACTACAGCATTAGGTATTTTAACAGGTCAGAGCCTGTGAGCTTCATCATTGTTTAAACTTAATCAgggattatttattttgtctgtgtttatgacTATAGGGAAGGAATAAAACCAGATTATATTTTGTTCTGGTCTGTCACATTCATTTCACTGCATGTTGTGGAATTATTGTATATATTGAATTTACCCAgttcaattttaaaaataataatattaccTGTGCTATCATATATGTGATTGGCAGTGCAGATACCAAATTCTGAGACATCACACTGGCCTGGAGTTGTCAAACCACAATTGTTATGAATCCTTGCTAACAATTTAGTGGCACAGTGCAGATTCACCTGAGTAACTGAATCTTTTTATTCTTGCTTATCCGCTTAGACAATCCCTACTGCAAGATAATATCAGTAGCTATCAGTAGCTATCTTGTTGTAACAGCACATCGGTAGGACTATGATTCTTATGTAGATTACGATATTCAAAGTTTCGAGAGCATGTATTTTCTCACAGTTcatgaaaacataatgattaaaaaaaaaaaaacaaaaaaaactcgAGACTGTGGATTGCGTTCAGGTACTCGTGGGATAGTTCGGCTTCAGGGCATCTAGATGCCttgaatttatatttttattgataGTTACCATAAATGATTGTAATATCTGTAGTATTCGTGATGGTACTATAGTGTAATGTAGCTACTTTATACAACTTTATAACCCCTTTGAATTTTCACCCGACGCATATTGTCATAACTTGTTGCTTTTATTATTGCTTCTCACGATCTTAACTCTCAAGCTCTCTTCTTACGTGCTTAAAGGAGTAATTTCCTCGTGTTTTTCTgtcataaaacaataaatatatatacaaggTGCAAAGTATGATATGcctccaaaaaaacaacaatagaTATGTTCCAGACAAATTTAAATAGGTTACGTAATACGTCATGTATAATGAAGGAAACAGATAATGACAGCTTTTGTTTTGCAAAACGGAGTCTTTGCTGTATGTTGACGTTGTCTTCTAAAGAaatcctccttcctcctccgtCAGCCTCGCCTCCGCATCCACAGCTGATGATGGCCAGCCCTTTAACGTTAGCTGCCAACGCTACGGAACTTAGCGAGCGGCTAGCGGTGTAGCGCCGTTAAAATGTGTAAGGGGTTTTAGCTAACCGTCATAATATGAATGTGCCGTTTTAGATTTCCGCAAAGGTGTGTTGTGTAATATAGACGGGTCATGTAAATGTGTCCCTTTCACTTCACCGGCGTTTGAATCGCACGCTTAGTTCACGACTAGTCACGTCAGCTAACTTGTGTCGTTTGACAGTAGAATCAGGAGTGTCCACTTAGCCGGCTAACAGCTAGCTTTAGCGGGTTAGCTACCACACAACGAAGCAAGCTAGTTAGCTGCCTGTTTTGTGAACTACTTTGGTCTGGGTTGCATGCGTTTGaatgctgttgttttcatgtgGTAGCAACGTAAGTATGCGTCTGGACTGAAATTGAACCGTTATTGTCAACTAATAGAATAATACGTGCAAGTTTTTGAGACTTGGTGTTCATTTGGAACTACTAACGTTACCATCCTTGCTTGGTGGGTGGCTAGCTTGCTAGCCAGCTAACTCAAAAGCTCTTGTTTGTCAACAATACTAAAGTGTCTCACACATTTGGTATAAAATGAGGTCATACACTGTGACTGTCTGCTTAAACGGTACAACTTTAGAGCAAGACATCGTACAGTAACTACTTTGCTTGAGAGATGAACAGCTAAATGGATAGTGTTGATTTTCTTTCAagttttcactattttatttctttcagaACCGAGCCTTATCTCATGTTATCTAATTCCAGTTTTAAGTTTAGCTGCTGGCAGAACATGATCAGCTGTTAGGCAGTTAAATATGCAGGTCGTACAGACTtaacttttcactttttctgtcttgtttgtgttgctcCTACAGCTGTGCTTGCCCGGGACGACAGCTGGACCTGAATCTTGTCTATGATGTTCAGAGGTTTCCTCGTTGTATCACCTGACCCCTCCTGATAGATTTAATTAGCCATATTTTTCCTCCCAAATCCAAACCCACATCTCTGCTTGGCAACAGTATGATCATTTACACTGACCCCACCCAGCCCACTGGGGCAAGAGTCCCCCAAAACCAAGCTCTCCAAATGATATGATAGTAGCCGCCTGGATCACTTTTTGTGCCTGCAGGAGCCTTGCAAGGGTTCTgctcttcctttcctcctcaaACTCCCTTCCTTCATTCTGGGAGACCCTTGCCAGCGTGGTCTCCGGCACTGGAACCATGGGTAACAGCTGTGTGTGCCGAGAGGATAGTGACTTGGAGGACCATCACCATGGGTCGTCAAGGTCGACTCGAGGACAAGCTAGGCGGGTCGATCATGGTACAGGTGTAGGTGCTGATGCTGGAGAGGCTCGGAGCAGTCGGCCCAGGGACCCAGTCAGACCGCCACGCAGAGGACGAGGGCCCCACGAGCCACGACGGAAGAAGCAGAATGTGGATGGCCTGGTGCTGGACACACTGGCTGTCATCAGGACACTTGTAGACAAGTAAGTTTAGTACTGCTATTAATAATGTAAGGATGACGAAGAGTCAGAGTGGTCTGTACaacttttaaattaataatCTGTAGTTTCAGAAATAGTGTCTGTTGTTAGTTCGGATAGTGTCTTAGCTAATTAAAAAATCCTGAACCAGGGTCATGAGGACGTAACGCAGAGTGGAAATGAGCAGACAGGTGACCATTCTGACCTTTTGTTAAAGAGGTTCCGTCTATTAAAagtttcagtgctttttaaaatactgttgTCACTTATGCACTTAAAGTAGAAGCACTAAGAAGTGCAGCAGCAATAGGGCAGCAGCAATGTCCTGGTAAAGTAATCAGGGTGTACTAGCACATTCAGTGGGTGTCTAGACTTGGCATATTTCGAACCCTCTTGAtcctgctctttgtttttcatgcagTGAGATACAGTGTT
Above is a window of Lates calcarifer isolate ASB-BC8 linkage group LG10, TLL_Latcal_v3, whole genome shotgun sequence DNA encoding:
- the LOC108901922 gene encoding lathosterol oxidase isoform X1 codes for the protein MDHVLNIADHYIFTPYVYPTWWPEDEALRQIISLWVVTSLGAELIYLGFGALSFYYVFDHKLMKHPQFIKNQVRKEIQLGIVSIFWMSFPTIALFFCEVRGYSKLYDKISESSLGWQEVFQSIAGFLFFTDMCIYWIHRCMHHKSVYKHLHKQHHIFKIPTPFASHAFHPLDGFLQSLPYHIYPFIFPLHKVVYLSLFVFVNIWTISIHDGDYRIPGPLIYLINGAAHHVDHHLHFNYNYGQYFTLWDRLGGSYRHPSALLGKGPHDHVRKLLAEAAQMK
- the LOC108901922 gene encoding lathosterol oxidase isoform X2; this encodes MDHVLNIADHYIFTPYVYPTWWPEDEALRQIISLWVVTSLGAELIYLGFGALSFYYVFDHKLMKHPQFIKNQVRKEIQLGIVSIFWMSFPTIALFFCEVRGYSKLYDKISWQEVFQSIAGFLFFTDMCIYWIHRCMHHKSVYKHLHKQHHIFKIPTPFASHAFHPLDGFLQSLPYHIYPFIFPLHKVVYLSLFVFVNIWTISIHDGDYRIPGPLIYLINGAAHHVDHHLHFNYNYGQYFTLWDRLGGSYRHPSALLGKGPHDHVRKLLAEAAQMK
- the anapc13 gene encoding anaphase-promoting complex subunit 13 → MDSEIQRDGRVLDLTDDAWREDKLPYEDVTIPLSELPEAEQDNGGSTESVKEQEMKWTDLALQSLHENTPSTGS